A window of the Streptomyces luomodiensis genome harbors these coding sequences:
- a CDS encoding PadR family transcriptional regulator yields the protein MPPVFAHGRLRLYLLKLLDEAPRHGYEVIRLLEERFQGLYAPSAGTVYPRLAKLESEGLVTHTTEGGRKVYSLTDAGRAELADRGGELADLELEIRESVAELAAEIREDVRGSANDLRREMREAAQRTRASGDTQDTHGPWEGAWGDKETWRQAKEEMRRAKEEWKEQARRAKEESRRARQDAQRARKQAKDAQEFAREEVQRIARRVQEQTQEHIRAGDWQQAVREGLAEVSRAMSRISRQGTPRSDQSSDRSSGQDSDRGWDWGGGWDWGGGWDDETSGPKGTAERVDLTKPEGGREEGRPAGDDSGATGDDGGAAGVREPDWARNFAPSGDPVRDLERLLDRFRDDIRDAARDHGVTDAQLADARHQLGSAAARIGELLRGGGRA from the coding sequence ATGCCACCCGTATTCGCGCACGGCCGGCTGCGCCTGTATCTGCTCAAGCTGCTCGACGAGGCGCCGCGCCACGGCTATGAGGTCATCCGTCTGCTGGAGGAGCGGTTCCAGGGGCTGTACGCGCCCTCGGCCGGCACCGTCTATCCACGGCTGGCCAAGCTGGAGTCCGAGGGCCTGGTCACCCACACCACCGAGGGCGGCCGCAAGGTCTACTCCCTCACCGACGCCGGACGTGCCGAACTGGCCGACCGCGGCGGTGAGCTGGCCGATCTGGAGCTGGAGATCCGCGAGTCGGTCGCCGAACTCGCCGCCGAGATCCGGGAGGACGTCCGCGGCTCCGCGAACGATCTGCGGCGGGAGATGCGGGAGGCGGCCCAGCGGACCCGTGCCTCCGGCGACACCCAGGACACCCACGGCCCGTGGGAGGGGGCGTGGGGCGACAAGGAGACCTGGCGGCAGGCGAAGGAGGAGATGCGGCGCGCGAAGGAGGAGTGGAAGGAGCAGGCGCGCCGGGCGAAGGAGGAGAGCCGGCGGGCCCGGCAGGACGCGCAGCGCGCCCGTAAGCAGGCCAAGGACGCGCAGGAGTTCGCACGCGAGGAGGTCCAGCGGATCGCCCGGCGGGTCCAGGAGCAGACGCAGGAGCACATCCGGGCGGGCGACTGGCAGCAGGCGGTGCGCGAGGGGCTGGCCGAGGTGTCGCGCGCGATGAGCCGGATCTCCCGGCAGGGCACCCCGCGCTCGGACCAAAGCTCGGACCGAAGCTCCGGCCAGGACTCGGACCGCGGCTGGGACTGGGGCGGAGGCTGGGACTGGGGCGGAGGCTGGGACGACGAGACGTCCGGGCCGAAGGGCACGGCCGAGCGGGTGGACCTGACGAAGCCAGAGGGCGGCCGCGAGGAAGGCCGGCCGGCCGGGGACGACAGTGGCGCGACCGGGGACGACGGCGGCGCGGCCGGGGTGCGAGAGCCCGACTGGGCCAGGAACTTCGCCCCCTCCGGTGACCCCGTCCGCGATCTGGAACGGCTGCTCGACCGGTTCCGCGACGACATCCGCGACGCGGCCCGCGACCACGGGGTGACCGATGCCCAACTGGCCGACGCCCGCCATCAGCTGGGGTCGGCCGCGGCACGGATCGGCGAGCTGCTGCGGGGCGGCGGACGGGCATAG
- a CDS encoding non-ribosomal peptide synthetase, which produces MTTSPLKSSAPGETPEPRSVAGLLLRAARDHPHSGVRYLTGPAADESMRQSYPELLESALVLLSALRDRGLRPGDKAALLLDRQPEFLAVFWACLLGGFVPCPMVPISGDPARWAAQLAHVNRLLDGPLLVTTEAMRAELPDVPGLAVAVVEEVREAGESAGAERGQPPAVYSAAPEDLALLVLTSGSTGNSKAVMLTHGNILAAMAGKAEKQRLTAADTTFNWISYDHVAALLEAHMLPLYVGAEQLHAEAAVILEEPPRFLRIISRHKVTMTFTPNFLLGPLNAAARDMAEDISAGGEGLDLSALRHIVSGGEANVVATGEAFLDHYAPYGLRKTALWPAFGMTETCAGSVYNRAFPATDAGQEFANLGTPVEGLRIRIADDDHRALPAGEIGELQLSGPMITTGYYRDEEATRAAFTPDGWFRSGDLGRIDEGRLTLVGRSKDSVIVNGVNYFSHEIEAALEQLDDVAGGYVAAFPTRRPGSDTEQLVIAVSPEPADDDEAGLHRMITAVRSTVVIHWGFRPFLILPLPKDAFPKTSLGKTLRRRMRHRLESGAYDEVIARVAELTTRRLGGHTPPEGETERVLAEIYAEMFDTVPERISVTASFFDLGGTSLDILRLRRQVHRRLGVAELPVITVLTAPSVRRLAARLSARLTDGGAPAAAAYDPVVPLQTGGEKTPLFCVHPGVGEVLVFVNLAKYFVGDRPFYALRARGFDEGEQPFTSFEEMVGCYVAAIRARQPHGPYAVAGYSYGGAVAFEIAKALEAEGERVDFVGSFNLPPHIKYRMEELDFVETATNLAFFLDLINKKQSLDLPAELRPLPKEEQLARLLGLAPRARLDELDLDLATFTGWAELAHGLTALGRDYHPSGTTRSMTVFYAIPLRGTKEDWLEHELRRWDEHTREPNRYVDVPGEHYTLMGPRHVAAFQAILRAELDRALSDADRARTTDQV; this is translated from the coding sequence ATGACGACATCACCCTTGAAAAGCTCGGCGCCAGGGGAAACTCCGGAGCCGCGCTCGGTCGCCGGGTTGCTGCTGCGGGCGGCGCGCGACCACCCCCATTCGGGGGTGCGCTATCTGACCGGGCCGGCGGCGGATGAATCCATGCGCCAGTCCTATCCGGAACTTCTGGAATCGGCGCTCGTTCTCCTCTCCGCACTCCGGGACCGGGGATTGCGGCCGGGGGACAAGGCGGCCCTGCTGCTGGACCGTCAGCCGGAATTCCTGGCCGTCTTCTGGGCCTGTCTGCTGGGCGGCTTCGTGCCCTGCCCGATGGTGCCGATCTCCGGTGACCCGGCCCGCTGGGCCGCCCAACTCGCCCATGTGAACCGGCTGCTGGACGGCCCCCTGCTGGTCACCACCGAGGCGATGCGTGCCGAGCTGCCCGATGTGCCCGGACTCGCGGTGGCCGTGGTGGAGGAGGTGCGGGAGGCCGGGGAGTCCGCCGGCGCCGAGCGCGGGCAGCCGCCCGCCGTGTACTCCGCGGCCCCGGAGGACCTCGCCCTGCTGGTGCTGACCTCCGGCTCCACCGGGAATTCCAAGGCGGTCATGCTCACCCATGGAAATATTCTCGCGGCCATGGCCGGAAAGGCGGAAAAGCAGCGGCTCACCGCCGCCGACACCACCTTCAACTGGATTTCCTACGACCATGTGGCCGCACTGCTGGAAGCGCATATGCTGCCGCTGTACGTGGGCGCCGAGCAATTGCACGCGGAAGCCGCGGTCATTCTCGAGGAGCCGCCGCGGTTCCTCCGGATCATCTCCCGGCACAAGGTCACGATGACCTTTACGCCGAATTTCCTTCTCGGTCCGCTCAATGCCGCCGCCCGTGATATGGCGGAGGATATATCCGCGGGTGGTGAAGGACTCGATCTCAGCGCGCTGCGCCATATCGTCAGCGGCGGCGAGGCGAATGTCGTCGCGACCGGCGAGGCATTCCTCGACCATTACGCCCCGTACGGTCTGCGGAAGACCGCGCTCTGGCCTGCCTTCGGCATGACCGAGACCTGCGCCGGCAGCGTCTACAACCGCGCGTTCCCCGCCACCGACGCGGGCCAGGAGTTCGCCAACCTCGGCACCCCCGTCGAGGGTCTGCGGATCCGGATCGCGGATGACGACCACCGGGCGCTGCCCGCGGGCGAGATCGGCGAACTCCAGCTCAGCGGGCCGATGATCACCACCGGCTATTACCGCGACGAGGAGGCCACCCGGGCGGCCTTCACCCCCGACGGCTGGTTCCGCAGCGGCGACCTGGGCCGGATCGACGAGGGCCGGCTCACCCTCGTCGGCCGCAGCAAGGACAGCGTCATCGTCAATGGCGTCAACTACTTCAGCCATGAGATAGAGGCCGCCCTGGAACAGCTCGACGACGTGGCCGGCGGCTATGTCGCGGCGTTCCCGACCCGCCGCCCCGGCAGCGACACCGAACAGCTGGTGATCGCCGTCAGCCCCGAACCGGCGGACGACGACGAGGCCGGGCTGCACCGCATGATCACCGCGGTGCGCTCCACCGTCGTGATCCACTGGGGCTTCCGGCCGTTCCTCATCCTGCCGCTGCCCAAGGACGCCTTCCCCAAGACCAGCCTCGGCAAGACGCTGCGCCGGCGGATGCGCCACCGCCTGGAGTCCGGCGCGTACGACGAGGTCATCGCGCGGGTCGCGGAGCTGACCACGCGCCGGCTCGGCGGCCACACCCCGCCCGAGGGCGAGACCGAGCGGGTGCTCGCCGAGATCTACGCCGAGATGTTCGACACCGTCCCGGAGCGGATCAGCGTCACCGCGAGCTTCTTCGACCTGGGCGGCACCTCGCTGGACATCCTGCGGCTGCGGCGCCAGGTGCACCGGCGCCTGGGGGTCGCCGAGCTGCCGGTCATCACGGTGCTCACGGCGCCGTCGGTGCGCCGGCTCGCCGCCCGGCTCAGCGCCCGGCTCACCGACGGCGGCGCGCCCGCCGCCGCGGCGTACGACCCGGTCGTACCGCTCCAGACCGGCGGCGAGAAGACCCCGCTGTTCTGCGTCCACCCCGGGGTCGGCGAGGTGCTGGTCTTCGTCAACCTCGCCAAGTACTTCGTCGGCGACCGGCCCTTCTACGCGCTGCGCGCCCGTGGCTTCGACGAGGGCGAGCAGCCCTTCACGAGCTTCGAGGAGATGGTGGGCTGCTATGTGGCGGCCATCCGCGCCCGCCAGCCGCACGGCCCGTACGCCGTCGCCGGCTACTCCTACGGCGGCGCCGTGGCCTTCGAGATCGCCAAGGCGCTCGAGGCCGAGGGGGAGCGGGTCGACTTCGTCGGCAGCTTCAACCTCCCCCCGCACATCAAGTACCGCATGGAGGAGCTCGACTTCGTCGAGACCGCGACCAACCTCGCCTTCTTCCTCGACCTGATCAACAAGAAGCAGTCGCTCGACCTGCCCGCCGAACTGCGCCCGCTGCCCAAGGAGGAGCAGCTCGCGCGTCTGCTGGGGCTCGCCCCGCGCGCCCGGCTGGACGAACTCGACCTGGACCTGGCCACGTTCACCGGCTGGGCGGAGCTGGCCCACGGCCTCACCGCGCTCGGCCGCGACTACCACCCCAGCGGCACCACCCGGTCCATGACGGTCTTCTACGCGATCCCGCTGCGCGGCACCAAGGAGGACTGGCTGGAGCACGAGCTGCGCCGGTGGGACGAGCACACCAGGGAGCCGAACCGGTACGTGGACGTACCCGGAGAGCACTACACACTGATGGGCCCCCGGCATGTCGCGGCCTTCCAGGCCATCCTGCGCGCGGAACTCGACCGTGCGCTGAGCGACGCGGACCGGGCCCGGACCAC
- a CDS encoding DUF4097 family beta strand repeat-containing protein, with protein MSARSEWSITAPQKLTLDDPVSTLDVHIAGGTVNVVGAGTGPARLEVTQIDGHPLEVTHVGGALRVGYPDLTWKGFPWKGFRKWLGQWDRTVHVTLTVPAGTHATVGVIGGSAVVSGLAGRADLRGVSGDFTLLRLTGPVQADTVSGRVEAQAVTGELRFHSVSGDLTVIEGSGPSVRAESVSGDMVLDLAPAPKCSDIGLTTVSGEIAIRLPHPADAEVEANTASGSVTNGFDDLRVGGQWGAKRITGRLGAGRGSLKATTVSGAIALLRRPPSEDDTDKATDTDTTDGPEGKVL; from the coding sequence ATGTCAGCCCGATCAGAGTGGTCGATCACCGCGCCACAGAAGCTCACCCTCGACGACCCGGTGTCCACGCTCGACGTCCATATCGCGGGCGGCACGGTCAACGTGGTCGGCGCCGGCACCGGTCCCGCCCGCCTCGAGGTCACACAGATCGACGGCCATCCGCTCGAGGTCACCCACGTCGGCGGCGCGCTGCGCGTCGGCTACCCCGACCTCACCTGGAAGGGCTTCCCCTGGAAGGGCTTCCGCAAGTGGCTCGGACAGTGGGACCGCACCGTCCACGTCACCCTCACCGTGCCGGCCGGGACCCACGCCACGGTCGGCGTCATCGGGGGCTCCGCCGTGGTCTCCGGGCTGGCGGGCCGGGCCGACCTGCGCGGTGTCTCCGGCGACTTCACCCTGCTCCGGCTCACCGGGCCGGTCCAGGCCGACACCGTCTCCGGCCGGGTCGAGGCGCAGGCCGTCACCGGCGAGCTGCGGTTCCACTCCGTCTCCGGCGACCTCACCGTGATCGAGGGCTCGGGGCCCTCCGTACGGGCCGAGTCGGTCAGCGGCGACATGGTGCTCGACCTGGCGCCCGCCCCGAAGTGCTCCGACATCGGCCTCACCACCGTCTCCGGCGAGATCGCCATCCGGCTGCCGCACCCCGCCGACGCCGAGGTCGAGGCCAACACGGCCAGCGGCTCGGTCACCAACGGCTTCGACGATCTGCGGGTCGGCGGCCAGTGGGGGGCCAAGCGGATCACCGGCCGGCTGGGCGCGGGCCGTGGCAGCCTCAAGGCCACCACCGTCTCGGGCGCCATCGCGCTGCTGCGCCGTCCACCGTCCGAGGACGACACGGACAAGGCCACGGACACGGACACCACCGACGGCCCCGAGGGAAAGGTCCTCTGA